TATAATAATGTCATACTTGTTATCACTTTACTTTTTAAGAACTACATTTGATAACAAGAATTGATTGTGAAGCAGTTTGCATCATTTTATACTAAATGCTTTCCATAATGTTCCAGCATATCTAGGAATATTCCAGTACTTAGTAAATTGCAATTTGTCatgcttttaaatatttcagaatgacttctatagttttttttctatttcatatatattaagttcacatatatttttttagatatcactAAAGATCATAGTTGTGACAGTCTGATAAAATTTCAGACTTTTAACTCGAAAGTTCTTTCTTTAAATACTAACCACCTTGGTAGCTTAGTAGTAGAGTGTCCGGTTCGAGTGCTGGAGATCGTTGGTTCactccctggccgcgtcataccaaagacacgAAACATTGTTCTTTAGTAGCTTCTAGGTTTCGCGCTCAGTATTAAAGACATTGTACTATGTGACTGAGTAGGGTATCATATCGTGTCAATGGCtcgatattccagtgaggcagcaataTTAAGGTTGGCATTGCGCTGACTGCTACAAGTCAACGTCGCTTATCTGATTGAAAACgtgtttgttgaaaaaagaaacgATTAACATAAACATATACATACTTTAGGTAcctatacatttcattttgtttgttgttttggttCAGCAACtatttacaacagtatttcagtcattaaacctaaccagcgttcccgGATTGTACCAGTACTaatttgttctccacaagtaactgtcaacttctccatatgaatcagaggtggaggttgACTGACTTCAGacacatgtctttaatcaaatcgtggCGGAAAACACAGGCCTCGATAGGATATCTGACTCGAGACCCATGATCGATTGACCTGTACTCTCCCATTTGGCTTTGTGTATTTCCATACACTGTTTACAAAACTTGCTTCTTTACTCACATGAATGACTGAATGTAATTATGATCATACGGCTGAACAGGTAAATAGTTTTgtgatttttattgatatttcgtCTACAATTATAATAGTTACATCAATTTAAAATGACATAAAGCAtagaatgtataatatatattgcaGACAATTTCTAACAAAATGGACGATAAATATCCTAAAATTACTCCTTACGggttaaataaattagtatgttgaTAATTATGGCTTCAATTTCTACCtgttcatatatttcaaatacaacAAATGGTAGTGGTAACAAATTTTAAAGTgcctaacagaaaaaaaatcattatctgACAATACAAgtaaagaaacatgttttaatatagAGTGTAAaataacatgatatttattttgattctACAATATTTTCTACATAATACAGTAAAACAACATTATCAAAATTGTAACGTAACATTTGTAAAGTATGTAAAATACTGATTCCTCCTGCTTTTAAGTTTTAACCCTATATTTTcaaacacaaatttatatataatcatccattatttattgataacaattaatcatatagtttttttttactttagttaACTTTTAGTGATATCTTGTCTATTGAGACCTTTTTGTGGCACTGgttcatttatgaaaatataccttgtgtaaaatacattttagaaaatacTGAGGGATTTTAAGACCAAATTTAACAATTTGATacattaaaattgattaaaatctttaaaaaattatattaaaaaaagtttcattttgtaacatcatcattaatattcataaataggCAAAATAGTTTAACAGTGTCTCAGCTCCATTTTGGTACCATTTTTTGTCGTTTTATCACTGAAACGAACCAAGATATGATGGATTATCATTTATGGGGgtgtaatttaaaaatgaaggggtgcaacaaaaaaataagtgaaatcatttatagttcaaaagattttttcatgggaacatgtCTTATTTTCACACAGCTGATCCTGTCAAACAATATGTAAAGTTGTCTTGGAGGAGTGGGGTCGGGGCTGCATGGTAGACGTTACCGGGCCCCCGACTTATATGTGCATGTATGTTCGCTGACTTTTAAAACACATTActttttattaataaaagatcATAGTAATTGTTTCAACATCATTGTAGGACCTTACTTCTGCAAACCATTTGTCTGTTGAAAACAGTGATATAATTGTCCGTATTTTTGCGCCCAGATTTCCTCTTTCGGGGACGTGCAGGTGAGCGGGGGTAAGGTACTTAGATTAACCATTGTCCGTACGTCTGTCGGTCCGAATATGTGCCGTGCATATCTCAAACAATATTTGTCCTAGAATGATGGGACATTGTAGGACTGTTGTCTATCATAAAACAGTTGTAGATCTGGGGCGGGCTTTCATTCAGGTATACCCGCGTTTTAGTCCTTGACTTAGCCAAAATTATGCAAAACGGGCTTAAAAGAGTATGCCGcatgtattttaaaaagtaaatgacCTAGTCATGAAACcgtatagaaatattattcagcatctGAAGTTGTGAACCTAGGTTTTGTTTTCGAATTTAACTCAGCCaaacaagagttatggtccttgacaaGGTAAAAATTATGCAATATCGCAACGAGTCTAGGACCTAGAGACAAGAAACCATATAGGACTAATTTACATCGTGTTTTGCACCTGGCTTTTTGTTTGGAATTTAAATCTGCAAGACGGGAGGTAAGGTCCTTGCCTTagtcaaaatatacattaaagtCCTAAGGTTTGTGTCgcatgtgtttaaaaaaaataatatgcacCGAGTCATGAAATTATATCGAAATAAATCGTTGCTCAGAAATGAAATGTTGCTCAGTACCTGATGTGCATCTGGGCTTTTTATTAGGTATGTACTCTCATGTTCCCCCTCTTACCACCTCTCCCTCATGAAGTAAATATATTATACTCTTTcggttttattttgtgtttcttagTAATGTTTTATAGTATCCATACCACCTTCCCCTTAGGACTCATACTCCCAACTCaaggtaatatgaaaaaatatttagtcTTGCATTGTCAAAACGTAACATTTAAGCATATAGTGACAGGACATGGGGCACCAGTGTTCTGTGGGCACACATCTAGTTTTGCTTAGAATACAAACATTCAACATGGAGACTCTGAATGAAACGTTTTACTTAGTTTGTTTAATTGCTCCTTGATACAAGCATTTCAGataaatatgtaaaagtacagtttccaattataatacatgtatccTCGTGTGCCCGTGAGCCGTTCCTATAAGGATTTCCagcaaaaatgcatttataatctataacactttaagaaaatttttatcTTACCTTATTAACTGTTCCTTTCCCTTTCAATCCATGCAGTATTTTCATAAAAGTTTTCTAATTTATAAGAAGAAAATCACAGAAAAACAGCAACTGTCAGTTAAAATGTCGGCCATATTGGCATGCCCTTGTGACGTCACACCAAGTCACGTGTTCAAAATAAATGATTGTTAGGCCAAGTTATTATTTCATGTGTTTCTCAGTTAACTGTAAATATTAAAACTCTTCAAAGttaaacaaaactttcaaaactatgaacacattttaattttattcttcttttttacaGTGTGTGCAGTAAAAGTGATCACCTCTTCTGACAACTCTCACTGGTGTGCAGTATGTTAAGTGGACCCAATGCTTGCACGGCTGGCCATTTCTTAAGCCGTCACACTGAGCccatttcacgaagatcaatgaAATACTTCTTGACACTTCTGAAGGGGAGAATTTTTTGCACACACAACACTTATCTTCCTCTTTGTCGCTGTCTGATGATGTTTCTTCATCGCTGTCTTGAATATTAATATGCGATGGACCTGGCTGAGGCTCAGGGGTGTTGTAACTGCGCTTTTCTTGTTTCTTCGGATTCATACTGTTTGATTTCAAAGTttcctgttttgttttcttgGGTCGGACATTTTGCTCAGATTCATGATCTTTCAGTTTGTTCAAAATACTATCAGTGATTTCTCGACCTGACACAACTTTACTAATAGTGTTacgtgttttcttttctttacttttcaCTTCTCTAAGCTTTTTCTCCTTCTGCCTGAAGAGATCCTCTTGCTGTGGTGATACATGGTCAATGATGATACCTCCAGGTAAGGTATCTTGGCTGCCTTGATCAATGATGCCTCCAGGCACAGTATCTTGGCTGCAGTGATCTAATGCATTGCTTGATTCTTGATACACTTCTGCTGGTATCAGGTACTCATGAGGAACAGCATCTGAATTGAAGGGACATATGCCTGTCTTTTTGAAACCAGACTGCACATTGTCTGTGGAAAGTGCTTTGGAATAGACTTTGCATGCTATTTCACAAACATTGTACCTACTGATTACAGATGTTGTCTGCCTCATCAGCTTGTGGCATGCAGCGTCATACATTCGCTGGAAAGGCCCGTAACAGGAAACATCCAATGGCTGAAGTATGTGCGAGGTGTGGGCAggcaaaataaataatacaattccGTGATCCCTAGCCCACTCACACAAACCAACTGAAACATGAGACCGGTGGCCATCAAGCAAAACCAGCAACTTCTGTCCTTCACGACCTGGGACATATTTTATGAAGTGTGTTGTCAGATACTGCCTAAAAAGTGCAAGGTTTGACCAGCCTGAGTCACTTACCGCACCATCAGCACCAGGGGATTTTCCTTGCAACAGTTCTTGATTAAGTCTTTTACCCGGAAATACAAAAAACGGTGGTATACTTGACCCACATGCACTTGCACCTCCTATCAAAGTGACGGTTTTCCCTTTACCAGAGGTAACAGCAACTGGACAGTAATCACCGCTGGCTACTATATGTGGGGACTTGTGATCAATGGTGAGCCCTTTCTCATCGATATTATAGATCAGGTGGGGGTTATTTAGAAAGTCATGTTCTTCAagagtattctttaaatttgCAAAGTACTGCTGGACAACAGCTTCTGATGCCTTTCTAGCACGGGCATATTCTAA
The genomic region above belongs to Mercenaria mercenaria strain notata chromosome 12, MADL_Memer_1, whole genome shotgun sequence and contains:
- the LOC123538128 gene encoding uncharacterized protein LOC123538128 — translated: MPVKRAAAIYKVPVTTLRDRVLGKVDHETAVHGKTPIFSKEEELKLKNHFKLMASLGYGYTRSECVDIAADFAFQLGKRTKDRPLTIKWIRGFLRRWPELRVLKPRGLEYARARKASEAVVQQYFANLKNTLEEHDFLNNPHLIYNIDEKGLTIDHKSPHIVASGDYCPVAVTSGKGKTVTLIGGASACGSSIPPFFVFPGKRLNQELLQGKSPGADGAVSDSGWSNLALFRQYLTTHFIKYVPGREGQKLLVLLDGHRSHVSVGLCEWARDHGIVLFILPAHTSHILQPLDVSCYGPFQRMYDAACHKLMRQTTSVISRYNVCEIACKVYSKALSTDNVQSGFKKTGICPFNSDAVPHEYLIPAEVYQESSNALDHCSQDTVPGGIIDQGSQDTLPGGIIIDHVSPQQEDLFRQKEKKLREVKSKEKKTRNTISKVVSGREITDSILNKLKDHESEQNVRPKKTKQETLKSNSMNPKKQEKRSYNTPEPQPGPSHINIQDSDEETSSDSDKEEDKCCVCKKFSPSEVSRSISLIFVKWAQCDGLRNGQPCKHWVHLTYCTPVRVVRRGDHFYCTHCKKEE